AACAGATTATCATCTGAACGTCTCCTGTTACTAACACCCTAATTGTGCTACAACCTAGAATGTATTGGAAAACTCACAGCAAAAGGGATCCAGGCACAAGCAAACTGGAAATAATGGAAATTGAGAACTCAGGTGGAACACATGCTTATAATCTTTCCTTGTCTCAGTCTCTATACTACTAAACTAATTCacttagaccagtgtttcccaaacttgggacgccgcttgtgtagggaaaacccctggtgagccgggccggtttgtttacctgccgcgtccgcaggttcagccgatcacagctcccactggctgcggttcaccgctccaggccaatgggagctgctggaagcagcgcgggccaagggacgtactggccgccgcttccagcagctcccattggcctgaagcagtgaaccgcggccagtgggagctgcgatcggccgtaCCTGCTGACggggcaggcaggggcggctctagcttttttgctgccccaagcactgcaggcaggctgccttcggcggcatgcctgcaggaggtccaccggtcccgcagcttcggtgtacccgccgccgaattgccgccgaatccgcgggaccggcagacctcctgcaggcatgccgccgaaggctgcctgactgccaccctcgcagggaccggcagggtgccccccacggcttgctgccccaggcacgcgcttggagtgctggtgcctggagccgccgctgggggcaggtaaacaaaccggcccggcccaccaggggctttccctacacaagcggcgtcccaggtttgggaaacactgacttaGACCATGCATGCAGCAATATATTAAATGTCGAAAATATTTGTATTGATACTTTAATTCCACtgttaatgaattttttttttaaatcagctttcTGACAGAGCACCTTTTAAATAAGGCCCTGATACTTCATTTAAATCACTTAATAAATATGCAAATGATTTCTGTTTCCCTCCTGATATCTAAAATGATCTTGTGGGATGGCACTAAACATGTCCACCCTTCCTCCATGTACACTTCTGCCTGATACCTCTTCACTTTCAGCTTTGCTGCTCCTGTTACTCGTAAATGTCCTCTTGCATAGACTGGGGACGGGTGAGCATCAACTGGCATGCTATGAAACGGACTAATCAGAGGGGTTACTTCTAACAACTGTGGGTAGAGtcctgcgtggatacaaatttatatctgcaGATGCAAATAACCGCGGATATAAATCGGTATCTgcggaaccgcagggctctcctgggaactgcagtggtgaaaggagcagaacatggacccgccgctcccaggagccagtgccccatgccagcagctcctccggcatggctttaccacccccagccccgctcactggggcaggcaccaggctcaccagcagctgtccctggtcatgCTCTTGCGTTCAAGCAGCGCGCATGCCCCCAGAGAGGAGACGCagacagctgcatggaagggatgggggcgggggcggggttgCGGGCGGTACAGCCGCACCGGAGGAACTGCCATCGGCAGGGCTCTGGCTCCTGTGATTCTGCGGATACCGATTTATAGTCGCACATATCTGCATCCGCGGATATAAaattgtatctgcgcagggctctaacTGTGGGCACAAAAGTGCTgtttaagttgacagtgtcctaCTCTCAACTGTTAAGATGATTGCTATCATCTAAGGCCCGACCTGCCGAAACTTATTACTGAGTGCAACACTTGAAGCCACATATATTCAAACAGAAGTACATGGGGGCACTCGTATTAGTAAGCTCTGTGCCAAGTAGTAGGAGTTTGTGGGACTGGCTCCATATACTGTAGTTTCGGTGGTCATATTGATTTTCAGACTGATCAAAAATGAAATTTCTTGCAATTTCATTGTATCCATTTTAGGAAGAAGACAATGAAATAATGAGTTAATTGGCACACAAAATGAAGTAcaccccagaggtgaaagtaagccgggacggtccggtacagcgtaccggaaAGAGCCGGTATGCCGtgctggactggaccggcttctccagcgatgatttaaagggcccggggctccagccgctgcggggagccccgggccctttaaagcgccgccagaGCCCTGTCGCCGCTGGAGTAgcagtggcggcagggctccagcggctatttaaagggcccggagctctgcggcggccggagcctcaggccctttaatttgcccctgagccctggggctcccagccgcctctgcagctggtagctccagggtgatttaCAGGccatggggctcccagccacagccggagatccagggcctttaaatcatgaaaggccacgcctcttccggttgaggccacgcccctgctcaggactccagcataccggtaagtcctttaagttactttcacccctggtacACAAGTCATAAAAGCAATATTAAAAAAGATGTGACATTAGGAACTAACTCCAATGCCATATCGATAATAGTCAAATACTACAGATTTAGCTTAAACCCAAATACACAAAAGGAAGCTTTAGTAAGTGGCCCTCAAGTACAAATAATATTTGATTTttaatgtgtgtgcatgcactttCTCCTGCACATGAAGGTGATGGGCTTTGCACATACAAACTTCATTTCTCTCAATGAGGTACGTATGTGAAAATTTTACCACCTGTGTGCATAGCTAGCGCTAGAAAAGTGTGTGCATTTATGTTGAGTCCCTGCTGGAAAATCCAGCCCTAAATGACTGTTGCACATATCAGTTTTTAATCTGGCTAAAGTGTTACTTGAAAATATTTTAGATGAGAGCACTATACTAGGGTATTTTTTCATTAGTATTTATTTGCTTTAAAAGGTTCCAAAGATCAGATGAATTAACCAagtatttccccccctaaaagCCTAAATGATGAGCTTTTAccaataaataaaatgttgagTTTAGTAGTCTGCAGAAAAATGGAGAATTTGTCTGTACCAGTTAGCTGACAATAGTGGAAGTTACTTTAGCATTTTTTGTCATCAGATCTCCAGATGCTGATTTATTAGTAGTATCAAAACACATCCCTATAGAATGTCTAGctttaaatattaacattttatgtATGGAATATTCATTCATTGTCTAACACTACATCCTTGTTTtgctaaatatttaaatatcttAATGTTGACAGGGTAAAATCAAGTGTGCTTTTGTTAAACTTCCAAATGATTAAGGCATTTAATGAATCAGTTTCATCATTAGAAAGTTTAGCAAACATAGACACTATGTTTAACATTCAGTATTTTGATCACTTCTTTTTATTCTGAACTGCTTCCTAAAAACTCACCAAATATGTCTGTCTATTGAATACAGGTTTGGTTGCATAACTGATTTCACCTTGGTAATATTTAATACATCATTACTTCTTAAGTCTCCGTAGTTTTAACTTTCTGGGCCCAtcttctccctctttctttcttttttggatAAGTTTCTCCGAAGGCTTgaagttaaattttaaataagAGGATAGCGGCATTAGGGATAATTCTTCAGTGGTTGTGGCTGGCTCATTTTGGTTTGTCTGTATTACtggtatattattttttatgaaaACAGGTCTTGGGGGAACTTTTCCTAAAGTAAGTGACTCTTCATCAGACATGGCTTTTGCCAAGTCTTGCTTAGAAAATAACTTGGAATTCAGTAGGGACTTCTCCTCCGAAGATGGTTCTAAACAATCAGAGTTGCTCTTTTTCCTTTCTACGTCTCTGGGGATTAAGTGACCCTGTTCAGAAGATACTTTCTTGCAATGGTCTAACTCTTCCCCTGAACCACAACTCTTTTGTTGATTCTGTGTTTTAGTCACTCTTTGACTTTCTTTTGGATCTGGCAGTGCTGACTCACAGCTACATGGAGGGTTACTGCTTAGAAGTCTCATCTTTAACCACTCTGCAGAGTGAAGTTTTTGCTGGCTGCTAGCATCATCTGGCTGTCTCTGATTAACATGATTTTCCAGTTCTAAGGCAGGAAGCTCCGAGTTGCTCTCAGCTGTATTTATGCAATCCTTTGGTTGTCCTATACTCCTACATTTTACTTCAGACTGAGGATCGGAAGGAGCTTGATGTTCCTTcttcctgctccctgtctccgAGTCCCCTAAGCCAAGATACACTTGCATTGTGTCCTTGCTGGTTTGAGGTTTGCTCACGTTACTGTTCCTTGTTTCTGTCCTTTTCACACTGTAATAAAaaggtattttgtttttaataataaagaATTGTTACTGATTTTTACAGCCCTTTTTACAAATTCTGAAAGATGACTAGGGCAACCACATTCTGAATTTGGAAAAAGATGGCCTGTATATCATCTTGACAATAACGTTTGTCTAGTGTGGATAGTATCAAGCACTATCCATCTGATTTTCCACTGCATTAGGGGAATCCTAATTATTAATGACTAAGCTGAAGGAGTTCAAATTTTATTCCAACAGGCAGAACTAGATTCATTACAGATGTTAGGGGTCAATACTGCATAAGTATTTTGAATTCCTTCCCAAACTGGCTAGATAaagaagtgcttcaaaatgtgCCTATATGGTTTCAAACCATACACATACATACGTATGCGCAACAtgcagagaaagagggagagttAGTTCTAATCTAATTTAGGACGTTTCTCTGGAATTTCTCCTGGTACATTTCAAAGTATTACTAAAATTTAACCTCTACCCAGCTGATATCAAGCCTGTTCATCTGGAGAAGGACTTAGGTAAGATAAGTGGATGATATTCCAAAAAGTATTAAAGGAAAATGGAATTACAAGAGACTTGATTGGAGTGTCAGTACATAAACACTGTTCAGCTGCACATGTTACACACAAATCTAAACTCCACATAGGCTGGAAGATTAACATGATGCAGAAGTACAAAAGCTGCATATGTAGGATTTAAAGTCTAAGATCTCAGCACAGCTTTTCCCTTGCTGAAACTGCTTTCTGCTGATGCAAACCAGCTCTAAAGCCAGCATATCCTGCCGTGGGAGAAGCAATTCAGAAATGGGGAACCTTCCAGTGATGTAGAGCCACCAAAGTGGCTCCCATCCTAATCCCCTGTCTGTAGCCAGCACAGGGGATGTGACTAGGGCTAAAGAGGGTATTGCCAGCACTCACTGCAATCCATTGATCCCCAGATGCTGTAATAACCCTTTAGGGCCATTGGCTTCTCTAACTTGCACCGGGGACAGTCTGACACACAGCTGGCCCAGGATTGGGGGAGCACAAAGCGGGCTTAAATAAACTTTTACCAGGACCCTCTTCCCCATCTGTATATTGCAGACTCACACACAGAAGGGGAGGAGgtgaatctttttaaaaaactgtttttcaCCAGATTCAAACATCACATGTATTTGTTTTGGCTCAAATTTTCTTTAGAGGAAGCATGTTGGTTCTGCCTGTTGCTACGAGGGATATAAGTGGGTTGTAATGGCCATATCTGGTATTCTATAAAATGAGAATGGGTGTTTTTATATGCTTATTCATAGTCAGTTGCCTGTCTATGTTTACTAGCCTATAGTAATCCTATATATACAGAAAAGGGTGCACATTACTTGACATTTCACTATGTACGCCAGACTACATTACTCATTGTCAAATCATATATTTAACATCttacaaataggaaaaaaaaaaagaggtagaCATACAGCTTTTGCAAGATGTCTTGCTTTATCTGTCGAGTTGGAGGAATTTTACACTTTTCGTTTTCAGTAGATTCAGCAAAATATTCAGAGGTCCCACTAGAAAGCTTTTCTTTCTGCTCCAAAAGAAAACATAGGTTTAAAATGTGAGCCATTAAACTTCtattacagaaaataaaactcTGCTGCTAATGCCATGACTTACAgatgttctttattatttttaatctgaacAGCCTAGAGAAGCAGCtcagaataaaattattttaaattttataataTTTGGGACACCTTAGTCAGTTTGCTCCCCTCTCAGGCTCCCACTACACATATTTTGCACGTTAAGATATaccacaaacaaacaagaatGTAATGTAAAGGATGTAGATTCCAAACCATCTGAGGAAACCATTGGCAAATATCTGACATCTTTGTGGCTCAAACTGTGACAAATGCCAGGAATCTCTGTTGCAGACAGTGTGTTTGTCAGTTTTTTTCTGAAGCGACTGAGTGGCGCAGTGGTCTATACCCTTATTCTCTGAAGAATTCCCATAATTTTCCatatttactaaaaatatgcagagTATTACTTACTCAATTTAAGAAGGCAAGGGTTAAAACTTTTAATACTAACATTTTGATGATCAGGGCTTGACGTGGTTGGCCACTCTGAGGCCACAGGGGGATTCTTTCTGGTCTCAACTAACAGCAGTACCATGGTTTTATGTAATTTGGAGATGGGGGAAAAGAAAGGGAAATGCTCTTCTCCTCAAGCTGTGAGCATTTCCTTTCACAATGAACCAATTTTACAGAGACTTAGGCTGTTTGCTGACCTCACTGCTAACTCCCGGACACTTTACATCAGTGTAATCTTTGGAGGCTGTGTACAGAAGGGATAAGAACTTGGCAGAGTAAGGTGGCGGGGAAGAAGAGAAATGGcagtggggtgggtgggaattGTCTCTGTTGCAGAATCGTTCCTATCCAATCTAGTTAAAGAACTCCGCTGGGGCCAGCCTCTGCAGATGGGGAGACTGCGGTCTTACTTTGCCGCCTGTACTGCACTGTGGGCCTAGAAGGGGCAGTTATGCTGCTAGGCAGCCAGCAGGAGCCAAGGAAAGCCAAGAGGGACTGTGGAGGCACAAAGCGAATGTGTACGTGACCAGTGCCTGTGACATAACTTGGGAACCTGACGGCTCTGGGGGACTAGCCCTGTTTGTTCTTTGGGAGGGGGGCCAAACCTCACCTCTCTCCCCAGTGAAATGACTCAGTGGAAACAGTTTCCTGTTTTGTgagtggagaggagaggaagggtgggggaagaaatCTGGCCATTTGGGTAGTTAGTTAAAAAAAAGTGCAGATGttatgagcctgattttcagatgtaaaTTCTATGGACAATTGTGCGTGCACCTGGAGCCAGACATGTGCACGCACCTAGTGCCAGACATGTGCACCTACTCTCCATGCACGTTTGTAGTAATGCACACACAAAGTAAGCACAGGCAAATGCATACATAATTTCAATCTCAAAATCTAACCCAAATTATTTTCACATGAATTAGAAATACCTGCCCCAACTCTTTCCCCCATT
This genomic window from Emys orbicularis isolate rEmyOrb1 chromosome 3, rEmyOrb1.hap1, whole genome shotgun sequence contains:
- the SLX4IP gene encoding protein SLX4IP isoform X2 — encoded protein: MASSKFVIKCGNFAVLVDFHIMPQGSSRDSSWFSDHEKEELCLLLKDTINSRVKRYLEARKHRGQWKHTECTQSSPLSLKGGNFHITAYFIKRWVNLRCVVGKQYRELRVFPDKFVVCVTRLESNPSLWTSENGALKEKLSSGTSEYFAESTENEKCKIPPTRQIKQDILQKLVKRTETRNSNVSKPQTSKDTMQVYLGLGDSETGSRKKEHQAPSDPQSEVKCRSIGQPKDCINTAESNSELPALELENHVNQRQPDDASSQQKLHSAEWLKMRLLSSNPPCSCESALPDPKESQRVTKTQNQQKSCGSGEELDHCKKVSSEQGHLIPRDVERKKSNSDCLEPSSEEKSLLNSKLFSKQDLAKAMSDEESLTLGKVPPRPVFIKNNIPVIQTNQNEPATTTEELSLMPLSSYLKFNFKPSEKLIQKRKKEGEDGPRKLKLRRLKK
- the SLX4IP gene encoding protein SLX4IP isoform X1 encodes the protein MKSLLQMVWSGCRRRVTYSLWMPFSLRKELMPITLSIELENMCGNFAVLVDFHIMPQGSSRDSSWFSDHEKEELCLLLKDTINSRVKRYLEARKHRGQWKHTECTQSSPLSLKGGNFHITAYFIKRWVNLRCVVGKQYRELRVFPDKFVVCVTRLESNPSLWTSENGALKEKLSSGTSEYFAESTENEKCKIPPTRQIKQDILQKLVKRTETRNSNVSKPQTSKDTMQVYLGLGDSETGSRKKEHQAPSDPQSEVKCRSIGQPKDCINTAESNSELPALELENHVNQRQPDDASSQQKLHSAEWLKMRLLSSNPPCSCESALPDPKESQRVTKTQNQQKSCGSGEELDHCKKVSSEQGHLIPRDVERKKSNSDCLEPSSEEKSLLNSKLFSKQDLAKAMSDEESLTLGKVPPRPVFIKNNIPVIQTNQNEPATTTEELSLMPLSSYLKFNFKPSEKLIQKRKKEGEDGPRKLKLRRLKK